A genomic window from Lotus japonicus ecotype B-129 chromosome 1, LjGifu_v1.2 includes:
- the LOC130730161 gene encoding AP2-like ethylene-responsive transcription factor At2g41710 isoform X1, with translation MASSSSDPGKSAETSEAVAAANDQLLLYRGLKKAKKERGCTAKERISKMPPCAAGKRSSIYRGVTRHRWTGRYEAHLWDKSTWNQNQNKKGKQVYLGAYDDEEAAARAYDLAALKYWGPGTLINFPVTDYTRDLEEMQNVSREEYLASLRRKSSGFSRGLSKYRGLSSRWETSYGRLAGSDYFSSIHYGPGDDSAAESKYVSGFCLERKIDLTSYLKWWGSNKSRQADAGSRLSEDKKHGFAGDVCSELKTLEQKVQPTEPYQMPELGMSHNDKKHKSSSVSALSILSRSAAYKSLQEKASKRQENSADNDENENKNIVNELDHGKAIVKPSNHDGGNDQLDIAMGISGALSLQRTVYPLGPFLSAPLLTAYNIVDPLVDPVLWTSLVPVLPAGLSRTAEVTKTESSSGYTMFQPEE, from the exons AtggcttcatcttcttccgatcCAGGCAAGTCGGCGGAGACTTCAGAAGCCGTCGCGGCGGCGAACGACCAGTTATTACTCTACAGAGGATTGAAGAAAGCGAAGAAGGAAAGAGGTTGCACCGCCAAAGAGAGAATCAGTAAAATGCCTCCTTGTGCCGCCGGTAAACGCAGCTCCATCTACCGCGGTGTCACCAG GCATAGATGGACTGGTCGCTATGAAGCGCATCTTTGGGATAAAAGTACATGGAACCAGAATCAGAATAAGAAAGGAAAGCAAG TTTACTTGG GGGCGTATGATGATGAGGAAGCGGCGGCTAGAGCGTATGATCTTGCTGCTCTGAAATATTGGGGTCCTGGGACTCTCATTAACTTCCCA GTGACTGATTATACAAGAGATCTTGAAGAAATGCAGAATGTTTCCAGAGAAGAATACCTTGCGTCTTTACGGCG GAAGAGCAGTGGTTTTTCGAGAGGGCTATCAAAATATCGAGGACTCTCCAG TCGATGGGAGACATCATATGGCCGTCTGGCGGGGTCAGATTACTTCAGTAGTATACATTATG GTCCAGGGGATGATTCAGCAGCAGAAAGTAAATATGTAAGTGGTTTCTGCCTAGAAAGAAAGATTGATTTAACCAGTTACCTCAAATGGTGGGGATCTAACAAGAGTCGACAAGCTGACGCTGGGTCAAGACTATCAGAAGACAAGAAACATGGTTTTGCTGGAGATGTTTGCAGCGAACTTAAAACACTGGAACAGAAAGTCCAACCCACAGAACCATACCAGATGCCAGAGCTAGGAATGTCCCACAATGACAAAAAGCATAAAAGTTCTTCAGTCTCGGCCTTAAGTATATTGTCCCGATCTGCTGCTTACAAGAGCTTGCAAGAGAAAGCGTCAAAGAGACAGGAAAATAGTGCTGATAATGATGAGAACGAAAACAAAAATATAGTCAATGAGTTGGATCATGGAAAGGCAATTGTGAAACCATCAAATCATGATGGCGGCAATGATCAACTTGACATTGCAATGGGAATAAGTGGGGCATTGTCTCTTCAAAGAACTGTTTATCCATTGGGACCATTCTTGTCTGCGCCGCTTTTGACAGCATACAATATTGTTGATCCATTGGTAGATCCTGTTCTCTGGACATCTCTTGTTCCTGTACTTCCTGCTGGACTTTCTCGCACAGCTGAG GTTACCAAGACAGAGTCCAGTTCAGGTTATACTATGTTTCAACCAGAGGAGTGA
- the LOC130730161 gene encoding AP2-like ethylene-responsive transcription factor At2g41710 isoform X2, protein MASSSSDPGKSAETSEAVAAANDQLLLYRGLKKAKKERGCTAKERISKMPPCAAGKRSSIYRGVTRHRWTGRYEAHLWDKSTWNQNQNKKGKQVYLGAYDDEEAAARAYDLAALKYWGPGTLINFPVTDYTRDLEEMQNVSREEYLASLRRKSSGFSRGLSKYRGLSSRWETSYGRLAGSDYFSSIHYGDDSAAESKYVSGFCLERKIDLTSYLKWWGSNKSRQADAGSRLSEDKKHGFAGDVCSELKTLEQKVQPTEPYQMPELGMSHNDKKHKSSSVSALSILSRSAAYKSLQEKASKRQENSADNDENENKNIVNELDHGKAIVKPSNHDGGNDQLDIAMGISGALSLQRTVYPLGPFLSAPLLTAYNIVDPLVDPVLWTSLVPVLPAGLSRTAEVTKTESSSGYTMFQPEE, encoded by the exons AtggcttcatcttcttccgatcCAGGCAAGTCGGCGGAGACTTCAGAAGCCGTCGCGGCGGCGAACGACCAGTTATTACTCTACAGAGGATTGAAGAAAGCGAAGAAGGAAAGAGGTTGCACCGCCAAAGAGAGAATCAGTAAAATGCCTCCTTGTGCCGCCGGTAAACGCAGCTCCATCTACCGCGGTGTCACCAG GCATAGATGGACTGGTCGCTATGAAGCGCATCTTTGGGATAAAAGTACATGGAACCAGAATCAGAATAAGAAAGGAAAGCAAG TTTACTTGG GGGCGTATGATGATGAGGAAGCGGCGGCTAGAGCGTATGATCTTGCTGCTCTGAAATATTGGGGTCCTGGGACTCTCATTAACTTCCCA GTGACTGATTATACAAGAGATCTTGAAGAAATGCAGAATGTTTCCAGAGAAGAATACCTTGCGTCTTTACGGCG GAAGAGCAGTGGTTTTTCGAGAGGGCTATCAAAATATCGAGGACTCTCCAG TCGATGGGAGACATCATATGGCCGTCTGGCGGGGTCAGATTACTTCAGTAGTATACATTATG GGGATGATTCAGCAGCAGAAAGTAAATATGTAAGTGGTTTCTGCCTAGAAAGAAAGATTGATTTAACCAGTTACCTCAAATGGTGGGGATCTAACAAGAGTCGACAAGCTGACGCTGGGTCAAGACTATCAGAAGACAAGAAACATGGTTTTGCTGGAGATGTTTGCAGCGAACTTAAAACACTGGAACAGAAAGTCCAACCCACAGAACCATACCAGATGCCAGAGCTAGGAATGTCCCACAATGACAAAAAGCATAAAAGTTCTTCAGTCTCGGCCTTAAGTATATTGTCCCGATCTGCTGCTTACAAGAGCTTGCAAGAGAAAGCGTCAAAGAGACAGGAAAATAGTGCTGATAATGATGAGAACGAAAACAAAAATATAGTCAATGAGTTGGATCATGGAAAGGCAATTGTGAAACCATCAAATCATGATGGCGGCAATGATCAACTTGACATTGCAATGGGAATAAGTGGGGCATTGTCTCTTCAAAGAACTGTTTATCCATTGGGACCATTCTTGTCTGCGCCGCTTTTGACAGCATACAATATTGTTGATCCATTGGTAGATCCTGTTCTCTGGACATCTCTTGTTCCTGTACTTCCTGCTGGACTTTCTCGCACAGCTGAG GTTACCAAGACAGAGTCCAGTTCAGGTTATACTATGTTTCAACCAGAGGAGTGA